The Aminiphilus circumscriptus DSM 16581 genome contains a region encoding:
- a CDS encoding RsmB/NOP family class I SAM-dependent RNA methyltransferase, giving the protein MRGVEAALLVWEEVEKGAFASEKLRAVTADVVGTERTLATTLVYEALRRKTLWEHLLEKLVRRPLAELGKDERAALLLGTAGLCSLRTFAPAVLVSALVSEMKRRRGHGAANFVNAVLRGVVETAPALMEDLKSSATLKEFALFRGIPQWAASLWEREIGGAQAKRLIRLLAMKNFASLRLASEGERTAYLEELRCCGVRAWPSPLLPFGVRTASTLHPPALPGFAAGRVSLQSESAMLVGKIVASFWEAGRGVLDMCAGRGGKTALLAQLLPEARIEAWELSLGKARAHEREMRRLGFSERIRLSHGDALVLEPEEPPGMVLLDAPCTGSGTWGRHPEGKWRLSERHVSLCAELQKELLSKAVRMVAPGGYVVYVTCSLFREENEQVVADALSRFRNVVDIPFAGGKPFQKGRPWGAVLWPLLPWLDGFYVCVLKKRE; this is encoded by the coding sequence ATGCGGGGTGTCGAGGCGGCGCTTCTCGTCTGGGAAGAAGTAGAGAAAGGCGCTTTCGCGTCGGAAAAACTTCGTGCAGTGACGGCGGATGTTGTGGGAACGGAGCGGACTCTTGCGACGACGCTCGTATACGAGGCGCTCCGGCGAAAAACCCTCTGGGAGCATCTCCTGGAGAAACTTGTAAGACGCCCTCTCGCGGAACTGGGAAAGGATGAACGAGCCGCCCTTCTTCTTGGAACGGCAGGTCTCTGTTCGCTTCGGACGTTTGCACCCGCAGTGCTTGTGAGCGCGCTCGTGTCGGAGATGAAGCGACGCAGAGGACACGGTGCGGCGAATTTCGTCAATGCCGTGTTGCGTGGGGTCGTGGAAACGGCGCCTGCATTGATGGAAGATCTGAAATCGAGTGCCACCCTCAAGGAATTTGCGCTCTTCCGAGGTATTCCCCAGTGGGCGGCATCTCTTTGGGAGCGGGAAATCGGCGGGGCCCAGGCAAAAAGACTGATCCGCCTTCTCGCTATGAAAAATTTTGCTTCCCTGCGTCTTGCCTCCGAAGGGGAGCGCACGGCCTATCTGGAGGAGTTGCGGTGTTGCGGTGTTCGCGCCTGGCCTTCGCCGCTCCTTCCTTTCGGTGTGAGAACGGCGTCGACGCTTCATCCTCCAGCGCTCCCCGGTTTCGCTGCGGGAAGGGTTTCCCTGCAAAGCGAATCCGCCATGCTTGTCGGCAAGATTGTCGCTTCTTTCTGGGAGGCGGGACGGGGCGTTCTTGACATGTGTGCCGGAAGAGGCGGTAAGACGGCTCTGTTGGCGCAACTTCTGCCGGAAGCCAGAATCGAGGCATGGGAGTTGTCCCTAGGCAAGGCAAGGGCTCACGAAAGGGAGATGAGGCGTCTCGGCTTTTCGGAGAGGATACGCCTTTCCCATGGTGATGCCCTGGTCCTCGAACCGGAGGAGCCTCCGGGCATGGTCCTCCTTGACGCGCCGTGTACGGGAAGCGGAACCTGGGGACGCCATCCGGAAGGGAAATGGCGACTTTCGGAGAGGCATGTGTCTCTCTGTGCGGAGCTTCAGAAGGAACTTTTGTCCAAAGCCGTTCGGATGGTTGCCCCGGGAGGCTATGTAGTGTACGTTACGTGCAGTCTCTTTCGGGAGGAAAACGAACAAGTGGTGGCGGATGCCCTGAGCCGTTTCCGGAATGTGGTGGACATACCCTTTGCCGGAGGGAAACCCTTCCAGAAGGGACGTCCTTGGGGTGCGGTGTTATGGCCTCTTCTTCCCTGGCTTGACGGTTTTTATGTCTGTGTGCTCAAAAAGCGGGAGTGA
- a CDS encoding DUF6391 domain-containing protein, with the protein MLLIFGFFLLLLPWVGLVLLLFFLFLFLLLLPLGFAANSFFWLVEGPRRIFRVLTNRAVRRNHALEHATVNVLEERFGPLNISGLASDDGFSLRGGILDPAVVIEAARQALRRLRDGEVHLALHRKCGTTIIVTNTLASLLFLLLLVLSGHVTFLSIVLLLFLAQLIGPAAGMFVQKYMTTAVDVERLEIAGIEIRGNRVVHSMRMRFVLPEELFIATRQRGDVREPEILF; encoded by the coding sequence ATGCTGTTGATTTTCGGGTTCTTCCTGTTGCTTTTACCGTGGGTAGGGCTTGTGCTTCTCCTCTTCTTTCTGTTCTTGTTTCTGCTTCTCCTGCCACTCGGTTTTGCGGCGAACTCCTTTTTCTGGCTTGTCGAGGGCCCTCGGAGGATCTTTCGTGTTCTCACGAACAGGGCGGTTCGTCGCAACCATGCACTGGAACATGCTACGGTAAACGTCCTGGAGGAACGCTTCGGCCCCCTGAACATTTCCGGACTTGCCAGCGACGATGGATTTTCCCTGAGGGGGGGCATTCTGGATCCTGCTGTCGTGATTGAGGCGGCTCGACAGGCGCTTCGTCGACTGCGTGACGGAGAGGTGCACCTTGCGCTTCACCGGAAGTGCGGAACAACCATCATCGTGACGAATACCCTTGCATCGCTCCTGTTTCTTCTTCTTCTCGTCCTGTCGGGACACGTCACTTTTCTCTCCATCGTGCTGCTTCTTTTTCTCGCTCAGTTGATCGGCCCCGCGGCAGGAATGTTTGTGCAGAAATACATGACTACGGCGGTGGATGTGGAGCGACTGGAGATTGCGGGCATCGAGATCAGGGGGAACAGGGTTGTGCACTCCATGCGAATGCGCTTTGTGCTTCCCGAGGAACTTTTTATTGCCACGCGCCAGCGCGGGGACGTTCGCGAACCGGAGATCCTGTTCTGA
- a CDS encoding zinc metallopeptidase — protein MFPFFFDSTFLLLLPALFLAIWAQMKVKGAFHRYSQVASRRNLTAGQVARILLDRFGLSGVPVGMVPGELTDHYDPRAKSLSLSQSVYNSTSIAAIGVAAHEVGHAVQDLKAYAPLRLRNAIVPVANIGSGLAFPLFFIGLIMRAPALMNVGILVFLGVVVFHLVTLPVEFDASSKALRLLSETQILAPDEIGGARAVLNAAALTYVAATVMAAAQLLRLVLLRGMVGGRDD, from the coding sequence TTTCTCCTTCTTCTTCCGGCGCTTTTCCTGGCTATATGGGCACAGATGAAGGTGAAAGGGGCGTTTCACCGGTACAGCCAGGTCGCTTCTCGACGAAATCTCACCGCAGGACAGGTGGCACGGATTCTTCTCGATCGTTTCGGCCTTTCGGGTGTTCCCGTGGGCATGGTTCCGGGAGAGCTGACGGACCATTACGACCCCAGGGCCAAATCCCTCTCCCTCTCCCAGAGTGTCTACAACAGTACCAGTATTGCCGCTATCGGCGTTGCGGCTCACGAGGTTGGACATGCAGTGCAGGACTTGAAGGCCTATGCTCCGCTTCGTCTGCGGAATGCCATCGTTCCCGTGGCGAACATCGGATCGGGTCTTGCCTTTCCCCTCTTCTTCATCGGGCTCATCATGAGAGCGCCGGCGCTCATGAACGTAGGCATCCTCGTGTTTCTCGGCGTGGTGGTCTTTCATCTGGTGACGCTCCCGGTGGAGTTCGACGCCAGCTCGAAGGCCCTGCGCCTTTTGAGCGAAACACAGATTCTGGCCCCCGACGAAATCGGCGGCGCTCGTGCGGTACTGAACGCTGCTGCCCTGACCTATGTGGCGGCCACGGTGATGGCGGCCGCACAACTTCTCCGCCTGGTTCTGCTTCGTGGCATGGTGGGCGGACGAGACGATTGA